The Campylobacterota bacterium sequence GTTTCGGTCATCTTGCAGGTGGGAAGCTATAAACTCCGCAAAAAACGGGTTTTCCTGATGGCCCCCATCCATCACCATTTCGAGATGAAGCAATGGGCGGAGAACAAAATCATTGTCCGTTTCTGGATCATTTCGCTCCTCTCGAACATTCTCGCCCTCATCACCCTCAAAATCCGCTAAAAGAATTGCCATGAACCATCAGAATATCGCCTGCTTCGGGTACGGGAAAACAACCCGTGCCATCGCCAAACGCCTCGGCCCCTGCACTTTTTTCGACGACAAGGCGACCGAATCGTACACCGACGAGGACGGGAATCTCGTCCGCCCGGTCAGTGAGTTCGATACGACCCTCTTTACTCATGAGATCACCTCTCCGGGTATCCCCCCCTACCATCCCCTGATCCGTCAGGCATCGCATCTTATCAGCGAATACGATTTTTTCGCCCCGCAAACCCCTTTTAGCATCTGGATCAGCGGTACCAACGGAAAAACCACGACGACGCAGATGGTCGAGCACCTCCTCGCCGACCGCGGCGCGATCAGCGGCGGCAACATCGGCACCCCGCTCGCCGACATGTCCCCCGAAGCCCCCATCTGGATCCTGGAAACAAGCTCCTTTACGATGCACTACACCAACACGGCGCGCCCGAACGTCTATGCCCTCCTCCCCATCACGCCGGACCACGTCAGCTGGCACGGGAGCATGGAGGAGTACATTGCGGCGAAGCTCAAACCCCTCTCGATGATGAAAGAAGGCGAAGCGGTGATCCTCCCCAAAGCATACGCCGATACCCCGACAAACGCGTTTAAAATCCCCTACGAGACCGAGCATGACCTCGCGGAGTATTTCGGGATCGACACCTCCAAGATCAAGTTCAAGGGGGCTTTCCTGATGGACGCCCTGATCGCGATGGGGATCGACAAAATCCTCTTCGACCGTATCGACTACGACAAGATCAACGCCTTCGTCCTCGATCCGCACCGGCAGGAAGAGTTTCGTGACGTGAAGAGCCGCCTGTGGATCAACGATTCCAAGGCTACGAACATCGATGCGACCCTCGCGGCATTGCGCACCTACCACGATGAGAAAATCCACCTCATCCTCGGGGGCGACGACAAGGGGGTCGAGCTCGAAGAGCTCTTCGCCCCCCTCAAAACCTACGACGTCGCTGTCTACGCGATCGGTTCCAACGCGGAACGGCTTGAAGCGCTCTGCGCCAAGTATACGATCCCCTGCACCCTCTGCCGTACCCTCGACGTCGCGGTCGCCGAAATCGATCGGGTTCTCGACGACAAGAGCATCGCAATGCTCTCCCCCGCCGCCGCGAGCCTCGATCAGTTCACCTCGTACGCCGAACGCGGGAACCTCTTTAAAGCGCACGTCAACGCACTCGCATAAGCCGATTTACCCTTTAAGCTTGTTTTTAAGCTAACGGGGGTATAATTTCGGCCTCACAAACGTGGCCAATTAGCTCAGTTGGTAGAGCAAATGACTGAAAATCATTGTGTCCTTGGTTCGATTCCGAGATTGGCCACCACCCTTTAAAACAATTTCCCCTGATACTTCCTAAGCACTCTTTGAAATCCTAATTTTCGGTTCTTATCGCCCATTAATTTTTTCCGTGTTACATTGTTCCGCTACAGAAGCACGTTTCGCATCCATACCCTCGTAGATCATCAAGAAGCACGCTTCTGTAAATTCTCGATAAGGGGTTATCCATGTTGCTCACACGTTTCGACCCGTTTAAAGAGTTGCGTTCGCTCGAAGAACGCTTCCATACCGCTCTCTCAACCGATCCGAAAAAAGATTTTTTCGCCTCGTTCACCCCCTCGGTCAATACTCGGGAGGGGAAATACGCCTACCACATCGACGTCGATCTCCCCGGCGTGAAAAAAGAGGACATCAGCGTCAAGGTGGAGAACAACGTCCTCACCCTCAAAGGGGAACGCAAGACCAAAGAAGAGGTGAAAAAAGAGGATTATTACAAGATGGAGAGCAGTTTCGGAAGTTTTACCCGCAGTTTCACCGTCCCTGAAAACGTCGATGCCGAAAACATCCACGCGGAAAACAAAGACGGCGTTCTCGAGATCACCCTCCCCAAGAAAGAAGGAAAAAACAAATCGGCCAAAGAGATCAAAATCAAATAACGCCGTTTTGACCCTTCTAAAGGAGGCCGTCGCGCTGCATCCGCTCCTGCAAG is a genomic window containing:
- a CDS encoding Hsp20/alpha crystallin family protein; this translates as MLLTRFDPFKELRSLEERFHTALSTDPKKDFFASFTPSVNTREGKYAYHIDVDLPGVKKEDISVKVENNVLTLKGERKTKEEVKKEDYYKMESSFGSFTRSFTVPENVDAENIHAENKDGVLEITLPKKEGKNKSAKEIKIK
- the murD gene encoding UDP-N-acetylmuramoyl-L-alanine--D-glutamate ligase, whose protein sequence is MNHQNIACFGYGKTTRAIAKRLGPCTFFDDKATESYTDEDGNLVRPVSEFDTTLFTHEITSPGIPPYHPLIRQASHLISEYDFFAPQTPFSIWISGTNGKTTTTQMVEHLLADRGAISGGNIGTPLADMSPEAPIWILETSSFTMHYTNTARPNVYALLPITPDHVSWHGSMEEYIAAKLKPLSMMKEGEAVILPKAYADTPTNAFKIPYETEHDLAEYFGIDTSKIKFKGAFLMDALIAMGIDKILFDRIDYDKINAFVLDPHRQEEFRDVKSRLWINDSKATNIDATLAALRTYHDEKIHLILGGDDKGVELEELFAPLKTYDVAVYAIGSNAERLEALCAKYTIPCTLCRTLDVAVAEIDRVLDDKSIAMLSPAAASLDQFTSYAERGNLFKAHVNALA